One region of Diabrotica undecimpunctata isolate CICGRU chromosome 6, icDiaUnde3, whole genome shotgun sequence genomic DNA includes:
- the LOC140444501 gene encoding uncharacterized protein, which yields MTCSISLPDISSEPKYTIIDASDLIRVGGRLRNANVSYNQKFPLLLPTKCQVVRSLLEREHIRLLHTGPQNTLSNIRLTYWPLDGLREIKRIIYKCKNCYRFNARPAHQIMADLPKERFQVSRPFTNVGIDYGGPFQIKSSKLRRAPICKAYIAVFVCLVTKAVHIELVSSLSTEAFLLTLKRFISRRGIPKTIYSDNASNFLGARNQLKELYDFFMGTDILPTIKEFAASTLIEWKFIAPRSPHQGGFWEAAIKSCKYHLVRMMGNNIFTFEELTTVLAQIEAVLNSRPLCPLSDSPNDFSFLTPAHFLIGSSMTSYPEKDISTKSENSLSLWQKCSKIQQHFWKCWSRDYLNRLQNKPKWFLPQENIKVDDLVLLIDDNAPPLKWPLARVIETLPSKDGRVRTVKLRTKDGTFIRSVVKVCPLPHTHLDVGHINGGTMLRNNNT from the coding sequence ATGACATGTTCTATCTCTCTTCCTGACATTTCTAGTGAACCAAAATACACAATTATAGACGCATCTGATTTAATAAGAGTTGGTGGACGACTTCGCAATGCAAATGTTTCGTATAATCAAAAATTTCCACTTCTTCTTCCTACAAAATGCCAGGTAGTTAGATCGTTACTTGAAAGAGAACACATTCGCCTATTGCACACAGGCCCTCAAAATACATTGTCAAATATTAGACTCACTTATTGGCCTCTTGATGGACTGAGAGAAATCAAGAGGATCATCTACAAATGTAAGAACTGTTACAGATTTAACGCAAGACCAGCTCATCAAATAATGGCCGATCTACCCAAAGAACGGTTTCAGGTCTCTCGACCATTCACAAATGTTGGCATCGACTACGGGGGCCCATTTCAAATAAAATCTTCAAAACTGCGACGTGCTCCCATTTGTAAGGCTTATATAGCAGTATTCGTATGCCTCGTCACTAAGGCAGTCCATATAGAGCTAGTGTCCAGTCTTAGCACCGAAGCATTCCTACTAACGTTAAAAAGATTCATTTCACGCAGAGGTATTCCTAAAACCATTTATTCGGACAATGCGTCCAACTTTCTTGGAGCTCGTAATCAGTTAAAAGAGCTTTATGACTTTTTTATGGGAACGGATATTCTACCTACCATAAAAGAATTCGCAGCCTCAACATTAATTGAGTGGAAGTTCATTGCACCTCGATCTCCACATCAGGGTGGATTTTGGGAAGCAGCTATAAAGAGCTGCAAGTATCATTTAGTAAGGATGATGGgcaataatatttttacatttgaggAATTAACCACTGTTTTGGCTCAAATAGAAGCTGTTTTAAATTCACGACCCCTCTGTCCATTGTCAGACAGTCcaaatgatttttcttttctaaccCCCGCTCATTTTCTCATTGGAAGCAGCATGACTTCCTATCCAGAAAAAGATATCTCGACAAAATCCGAAAATAGTTTATCACTGTGGCAGAAATGCAGCAAAATTCAGCAGCATTTCTGGAAATGTTGGTCTAGAGATTATTTAAATCGCCTCCAAAATAAGCCCAAATGGTTTCTGCCCCAAGAAAACATTAAAGTCGATGATCTTGTACTCCTAATCGATGATAACGCTCCTCCTCTAAAATGGCCACTGGCAAGAGTAATCGAAACACTGCCAAGTAAAGACGGCAGGGTTAGAACTGTAAAACTAAGAACTAAAGACGGAACATTTATAAGATCTGTTGTTAAAGTATGTCCTTTACCCCATACTCATTTAGATGTAGGTCACATCAACGGGGGGACtatgttgcgtaacaacaatacttaa